TCTTACAAATTGCAAATGTGTATAGAGGATATGGTTACCAGGAGGCTTTACAATGAATATGGGACAATCTCAGATATTGTACTTAAAATTAGATCCTTTCTTCTAGTTTTGACGCCTAGGATTTCAgatcagagaaagagagagagtccgCATACAAATCCTGATTCTCACCGATTCCCATTTTAAAAAACCGAGTTTTTCTAGGGTTCAGGCTGATTCCGGAAGAACCAGGAAACTTTAGAAAATGTTCTGAAAATTCAGCACCATTCAATATTGGCACTTATTATTCTTAAGAGCCCATCATTTGGAACCATCATTAGAATGACCGATACAAAGAGAAAGAGTGAACCAATTAAAGGGTAAAGATAGATTTTACTCTACCTGATGGATCTGAACTGATCAGCAGAATTTGAGCCAAATAACCTCACCCCAAAGCAGCAAAATCTATTGAAATGTATGGCACAGGAATTCTCCATCAGAGCATAGATTGTAAGATTCTCATCATGAACACAAAACCATACTTTCCATtcactaattaaaaaaaaaaatatcctgCCTGTCCACTACACACAGCTCTGCGGTCCTTtggagattaaaaaaattaattaagaaaaaaaagggggagctGATGGTATACACCAGATTGCTTTCATATGTTGGAAGAAATCAAACAATATCAAACCACACAACCTAGGACAATAAATATACAAGGGGGCAGAGAAGGGGAATGAGATAACCTTTTTGTGGAGTAGTTTCATAATTATGCTGGGTTTTCATGGTGACCATCCTACTCGGGACGAATCCCTTAATGGCTGTTGATCGATAGATTGGCTTCCACGAAAGCAATTCCTAGGGTATATATCGCAGCCGTAATAATTCTCTCATGCTTTACCCTCTAAACCGTACAACAACACAAGATATGTCATCTTTACTGTCTCTATTTACTGCTTCAGCTGTCAGCTGCTTAGCCGCCCTCTGTGGGTCCTTGATCTTTATTGCAATATCAACTGCCTCCTGATTACCCATTACCTGGTCACCAAGAAGCAACAAACACATAAAAATCATGCATAGGTAGGTACACAAGTATGTGCTAACATGCGTACTTCTGGGATTGAGATGCATCACCTTCCAGAGTCCATCACTTGCAAGAATGAGAAGATCAGTATTGCTATCAATATCGGCATGTTGTACGTCAGGATCTGAACGCAAATGTGATTTTAGGCTCTTATCGCCGAAGGCACGAGAAACTGCCAACTGGCCATTCACTCTAGGGACATCGCCTGAATTTAGAGGGGGGGGGAAGGCATTTGGAATTTAAGATTATATGGATAACAAACAACCAATAACCTCTTAATTTTATATATCACAGACTATATAACACAATAAATTCTATTTGCAGGGATAATAGCAATGCCAAGTCCTATTACAGTATTACTTCACATTAGACCAAACAGTTAAGCTAAAAATGAACAAGCTTGTAGCATcagccatttaaacacaataacAACACACTAAGGCctaatttggtatgattttaattttaatttcatggGGTGATTGCTAtcttggaaattgtttggtttgatttttgcatcttatttcgtgaaatagaaatcagatggaatagaaattctaaaatagcTGAGAAgaagtttcaattttgaaattgaaattgatttcactcttgctctttaatgaggacatggttaatttgatgggcaaagtagaAATTTCCTGttgaaaataaaacatcacccttctcctaatggtctcaccatcaCCATGCTATCATCACAATCCCGcgaccactaccaccaccacccgcCGCCACCATCactctctcccaaagaaatttAGGGAATTTATTCTCAAGAATTTGAACTACCAAACAGATTTTGTATTCttgaaaggaaggaaaaaagaaaaagagaagaagagagaatcacTATTCAACACTTCAACTTCACCCTCACCCTAGAATCTCCGATTGAAATCCTCAACCTACCACCCGCGATTCAGTCAATCTGTGATTCCGGTGATTCCTTGAGACTCTGGCGACACTCCGGTGTCAGGCACGCttacattcttcttcttcttctttccggttcccttttctttttccttccatTTTTTTCCGTTCTCTGATTCCATTCTTCTGGTtttccttcttgttcttcttttgtttgtgctgcttttttctttccttttactttttcaCTACTTCTGCTCAGTTTCTTCTTCCCTGTTTCATGTGTTTGTGTATGTATCTGTCTCAGTGGACATGTTTGTGTGATGAGTATGCTGGTATGTGCATCAGTGCATCTATGTATGTACATGTTTGAACTTGAAAGCCATGTTTGGCTAATTATGCATCACTTACATTCCCTGTATGTGCATGGGTGTGTATGTATCTGTCTCAGTGGACATGTTTGTGTGATGAGTATGCTGGTATGTGCATCAGTGTATCTATTTACAAGTTTGAACTTGAAAGCCATGTTTGACTAATTATGCATCAGTTACATTCCCTATATGTGCGTGGGTGCATGGATAACAAGTCAAACTTAattgagaagaaccacattAGGTCCCAGGACCAAGCTCAGACAAGATTTGTGCCCATCCTATAAGGCCATGGCCAGTAAAACCAAGAGGGCTTGGGCAGTAGGTCAGTTGATTATATTGCACTACAATCATAATTACATCATTATACCATAAAACTAGGTATAATGCCTCCTAGGCCAGCTAGGTGACTCTCCACCGCCTcgggtcgccttgacaactatgcccacAAGCCTTGAGTGGAGTCCCTTCTGAACACAGATGGGCCAGATAAGTTTGATGATTATATTGACCTGAAAATGGAGTTGAGATGTCACCAGAATCCTAAAAGTAGACCCAAAGCTCTCGAGCTACTCAAGGGTTTTGAGAAACTTTTCCAGCTTGAAAGTCATAAGAATATAATTAAAAGAACCTCCAGTACACAAAGTTGATAAGTACAGGCAACACAAAAAGCATATGTGTGTGGCCTCTGTAGAAACAAATTTGAGGATAATTGGACCTGAAAATGGAGTTGGGATGTCACCAGAATCCTAAAACTAGACCGGAAGCTCtgtttttcttccatttcccCCTTGGTAAGTCGAAATAATTTAATCTGAAGAAGCCCCACAACACAAGGTTTGTAACTATAGGCAACACAGAAGCAGGTGGTTCCTGAAACAAGGAGTTCTAGGTTGATCTAGTTCCAGCAGCTGATATGCCTTAGAATTCTTTATATGCTGAGCTCTAAAAACTTGCCAGATTAGTGGTTTCTAAAAAAAACACACTAAGCTGGTTGTAGATGCGTTCATGTTACAACTTTCACGCTGAATGGGCAGCAGAAGATAGCCGCTGTTGTGAATGACCAAATTTTTATGGCTTAGGATTCTAGACTGGAAAGGATCAATCTTGAATGAGCTATACTGAGGATACCAAAATACACCCAAAATCCCAGAGACAAGGGTAATGAGACCAGATGTATTTGGCAAGAGGACAAAAGATGAGAAGATGGCTATTATTTTCATTACTCTCTTAAGGACATACTGCAGAGATATCAAAGAACCATTCCCTGCTCTTCAAATGCTTAATTGTCAGAACACGGACAAAGGTTGCttcaaaaattacaaaaaaaaacacctcaAGAGAGCATGAGGGGGAGAAAGCATGAAATTGTGACTTAATAAAGAAACAGATCTGTGAGGCTAAGTTTCAATGTTTTGGTCCAAATGGCTGTACGTGAGCTCATTCTAACCTTAACTAGAGCAAGGATGGGTGCCAGTTCCCAGTTGTTAACAGCCCTCCTTAACCTGGGTATCAAACTCTATTCTTCCCTGGAAACTAATATAATATGCAACTTTTGAGTATTTATCAGAGGCCAACAAAACAAGTGTCAGCAAAGTTAATCATAACGAGGTTTGTCTTTGGTCCATGGATTCCTAATGTCTCACTCCACTACTATCACCAACAGTGATCTGAACAGCCATAAAATCATTTCTTGTTCCCACCCGTGGCTGGTATATTCCTGTTTTGTGTCCCAATTGTGCCAACTTGCTACTACTTGTCTGCATAAGCTATTTGGTTCAGATCCAAACTCCCTGAACCATttaaaagataaagatttgTTCAAGCTATTAAGTCTCAAAAAGCACACTTTTTTTCAATGCACCAAATGAAACTCAAAGGCCTCCCCGACTTTCTATTAAAGCCCTTTAACCGATTTCCTCCATTCTATTACCTGTTGACATCAAAATTGTATTAGTAGAGAATGCTTGAGAGGGCAGCTCTAATGATATAACTAATTTATCACCTGATTTTACTCTTCAAGTCTGATGGTTTCTCATCCATGCATTCTATCACTGGTTGCAATGTCAATTTACCCTTGAAAATAACTACAGAAGGAGAACCTAGTTAAATAGTGTGGAGGTTGCAGCTTCTACAATTCAGACCGTTACCACTTCTAcacatggtacaaaatttcgcgaaatatcgccgaaatttcagtaatttcgacactaccgagacgagatgggcttccgaaatgaaaaaagttcaaatttcgatTTCGGTATATCtcggtatatttcggtatatttcgtagaaatactgtgtattgagcagtatatttcggtaaatttggatagatttcggtaaatttcgtacAAATATTTTGTGTAAgtttgaactattgactattatgaagtttatgagttatgacttatgcacttatgactttatgagtttaaactttaaagtttaaactaaaggctacatttgactttatttttgtttcattactttgtttaaatttcttattatgtcttttagtacttaaacaatatgtatttaactattttatacaacaggcccaaaacaccactttgagttcatttttttttgcaatatgaaggtttaaatgtgtttatttagcttaaataagggtgtccatgaagtattaGGCCTAAATATAgccaaatacccaccgagatggactcccgaaatattgcagaaaaaatgcaatatttcggcgaaatttcggatatctcggtaggcccgagataccgatatatcgtgagatatagtactatgcttcTACAAGAGTCCTTTCAGGGCCTAATCATTAAGAATGGACTTCGTCTAATTCAAATTCACAACTGGAGGGAAAATCTTACAGCATATGATGTCTCACAAGCTCCCTTTCATATTGAAGACCCAGTAAATAGATAAACCAGAAATATTAATATGCATATCAGGCTTAACAATTCTAGTAGATAGCTTGGTAAAGAAGATGAGATCATGAGACTCAATCACTACGAGAGTGGTGTCACAcaataaataaccaaaattataatttacatACATGATtgtaaaaactaaactaaattCAGAAGAGACCTCAAAACGTATGACAAGTGAATATCATGAGCCAAGATAGATACAGATATTATATACCTAAAAGTACACTGCACACTGCTCCTAAGTGCATGCATATTAACTAGCCCCTAATCCACAATAAGCTCTTGTTCCACTAGAAGCCTAAAAACCAAACTACATTAAATAAGAACATACCAATCAACAGTCCCCACCCACCCTTTCCCCGTCCTTTCACCTTTTCCTCATTCTTTTAATATCAAGAGATGCATTCATCATTGCTAACCTACACAGATATTGAGAAAGAATCAAATCCACCCGTCCTTTAAACTTCACAGCCCAATGCATCGAGGTATTGATGCTGTTGTAGTGATGCAGAGATGAGGAAAAGAGGAGTGACAAGTGAGATTAAAATATATGACTAATTATTCCTGGTGGAGGGTCGGTGGAGGATGGGAAGAAATCTGAGAAGGGGATATCAGATCAATTCCTCTTTCCAGCGATCTTAGCTTTCTTAGAAGATGTTGGTTGAGTGCAGTACCATTCACTGGAGTGGTCAAATTGAGGTTGATTTCATCTAGAGTTCTTTGTCAAAATTTTGCATAACCATTAGATTAAACTATATCTGgttattttctctcatttctgTATGTTCAGGAAGATGTTCCTTACAGTAATAACTGACTAGACatgagaaatatatatataggtctACATACAGGCTAAGAACATGTACATTACAGGCTACTGATACAACAACAGCGGAGAAAAATGTACAAGCTGAGAGTCCACATGTAACTCATAGCCCTGCATACCATGCAGGAATATAGTATGCTATCTAGTTAAAGTGATAATTGCGAAAATTAATTCTTTAACCTGTCAATAAGGAAAGGAGCCAGCAGACGAGAACTTTGTGTGCTGTGGACACGTAAAGTTTTCAACAGAGATTACTCACTCTTGGCAATAAGTAGATCTCAACCATTAGAGAATGTTATAAGTTGCAGAGGATCTGTACTATATTCAAAATGAAACTGAGAGATTGAGACTTCTAGGTGACATTTGATTCTTCTTATGGAACGTAGCCAAAGAAAAAATCTAGACAGTTGGCCATATAACTAGCAAGGCAGGATAGTTCCAAACAGATGTTGCCTAtgtaagaaggagagagaatacaCTACACACCCGCAACTTGCACGCCCTGTTGCTTGGTATAATTGGCATGCCGTTATTCAGAAATTCTTTTGAACTCAGGCTTTACATATCAAATCTCATAAGAACTTGGAGAAGTGCAGATTGAAAGTAAAAGAAGCCAAGAAGTGAAACTCCCAAGCCAATTAAAAATGGGCTTGGACCTTACATTCCTCATAACAGAAGATATCAAAAAGCCTACAGAATATTGGGAAGGAATTCAATAAGGAGATTAAATACGTTGTTCTGGTTGACTGTGGGTATACTTTGGGTGTTAGCTGTGTATTTTTGCTACTGTTGGGTGATTTCTTTGCCGCTATTGCTGCTGTTTTGATGAATTCTTGCCTCAATTTACTACTTTAAAGTTGTTTGTTCTAGAAATTTATACCATTTCATCTTCTATACAAGATTCGTCTTCATGTTGGACACAAACACCAATGCTTCTGTCTTTCGTAGAAGCTGTATAATTTTCACAGCAGAGGCAGTGTTAGACACCTTGTATCCATGCTGCTACCAATATCAGAGTCCTTGTCACCAAGAAACCATGATTGAAAAGTTCATATAATAAAGGGCTATTTTGGTTCACTGCTATAATCTATTGGTTAACAAGCTTTCTTGCACATAACAAGCTCATGACTAGATACCAAGTGTCATTTTGGGTGTATAGCTATATACAagttgaagaagagaaaactaTATGCACACCAAGCAGGTTGAAATGAGGAAAAGGAATTCTCAAAATTGCAGTTAGATTGTCAAAGACTTGTACTattaaacaataaaagaaagagcAGCAAAGAAGAAGGTAAAGGAgaggacaaagagagagagagagagaatgtctgACTTCAAGGTTGAGAAAAGCATGGACCCCATCAATCTTTTCCAAACAATTAACTCATTTGAAAACACAATCTTTCACAAACATAAAAATGTAGTAGTAGATTTAAAGGTCAATGACTGTTTTGAGGTACCTGGCATGTTTGAGACAAAGCCACCCTTGTTCTCAATGCTGCCTCTTTCAGTGCTGGGCTCATGATCTGTAGTCATCTGTATTGCCTGACCCCCACTTGAAAGAACTCCCCGTGAATCTCCAACATTGGCTATCCATAACTTTTGACCGTTTATGACAATTGCAGTAACAGCTGTAGACCCACCACGTCCAAGGTCAGGACTATGAgaaagaattgcttggtcagtcCTCTCATAGGCTTTCGAAATGGACCTATTGGGGTCAGTCCAAAACTCTTCCTACATTGATGAAATACATATAACATATGATTAGAACTTTGGACACAGATATAAGGAGCCCAAACATAGATACTCAGCCttacagttaaaaaaaaaacaacttaccTCCTTTAGGATATTCGGAAACAAATGCTTTTGTAAGTAAGCCGGTACACTATCCCCCAAATGACCATCATAAATTGCAAACAGCCCAAGCTCATGTCCTTTGATATGAACATACTTAGCAACGTGATAATCCTCCATGGGATGATTTGCTTTCCCTTTCACGAGGTTAAATCCATACTTGATTGGACCCTGACTGCTTCTCCCCTTACCGGAGCCACTTGTGGACTGTGCTCCTACGAGCTAGAGACAAAATTCTAGTTTTAACTTGAGAGAGAAATTATATGTAAAGATCTAATTCTAGATAATCACTGAGACATGCACCGCTTTGGGTTGGGGGGGTGGTAGATTTCCAAATCTTTGTGTAACGAAGTGAAAGTTAGTTATAGGTATACCTCTAAAGAAAAGCTGAAAATCTCAATTTGAACAAACCAACCAACAAAGCAATCATATTCAGTATTCAAATAGAGAGAAACTTGTTTTCAACTTGCAACATAACTCATCTCAAAATTGCACTCCGtgctgaaacccaaaaaaaaaatttacagcaGGACATGACCAACCTAATTAGATGGAAAGCAACCTGCAATCAAAATTTTCCCTCAATAAAAAGCAACCTGTAATCAAAATTGTCCCTCAATAAAATTAACTCTcgcaaaaaccctagaatttagtTTCAACCCTAACTGAAATACAAAGAACTGGCTAAAAAAGTGGAGCGAGAACACACACCACTCCAATCAAAATCGAAACGGGCAAAAAACAAAACCACTCGACAATTCAATAGATCCCATACCTTTTTAGATTTTAATTTATCTTTCATACATATAatttactaaaaaataaaaagaaaaacagagaataaTTAACGAAGACAACGAAACAGGGTAAAATTAGCTCACCTGAGAATAGGCAGCATTAAAGCAGCATAATTTATCCATATAAATTACCACCACCTCTACCTCTTGCACTAAATTCTCAACATCTACCAACTCTGGTAAAAACCTCCAATCGAAATTTCAGACAAAACCCACCTCCAAATCACGTTATGTCCCCGAATTTCACAAACTGCAAAAATTAGAAATCCAATCTTAAAAACAACAACCCACCATCAAAAAACGAAAGCCCAAAACCCCATAATAACaacccaacaccccccccctcccccagaaaccaaaagaaaaaaagaggggttGGAGctaagaagatgaagaacagTAGAAAATTTGAGGTGGGTACCTTAGATATTCTCTCCCCGATCTGCCAATCTCCTTACTTTAGAATACAAGGCAGAAGAAATATCATTGATGAGCTGGGtgttcttcttcgtcttcttcgtTCCCACAAGTATTATTATAACTATAAAATGATAAAtggaaataaagaaacaaagaaaagtgAGAAGGTGAGAACATGTAAAACCTTTCCACTCTCAAGATACATAAAGTATTATCAACAATGAAGAAAGAGGAATCGACGATTGTTGTGTTTCCCCCCACTTTGTAACCGTTTCGGGGGGTGGTACTCGCAGAGCAAAAAAGGCTGCTACAGTTGCTTACCTCTTTCCTGTTGACTTTGCTACAATTGTTTGTCTTTGTTGATTATTTTGGtacttctttcctcttctctctctgtgTTGTTTCCATTCACCTGCAAGCAAAGACAAAGggcactgaaaaaaaaaaaaaaaaaaaggaaaaatagaaaaaatgcaaaattctCTTTCCTTAGAGTTGGAATACCCAAAAAACCCTACTATTTTATACCCAAGTTGCCCTTTGATGTTCTTTTTCACTTCTCAATTTTTACACTTTGCACCCAAGTTGACTTTTTTTGTTGACACATTAActcaaatcaaatttttttttttaaagacagTCAGTAGTTTTCTGTGTGGAATGTGGCCTATGATAGCACTCccatgtctatctctctccttttcaaaATAAGAGGataaatgtgtcttttcatgtgagagaggagagagatcgACTCATAGGCCATACTCATGgccaaagttctttttccttcttttttttttaatctgtaATTTACCTTCTTTTATCTGTGTCTTGGTTCTtcatttgtaatttatttttaaagaaaaaaattgtgaAAGGAATATTTAATGCATACATTCATCCAATAGGGAGAGTGGGGGCTTTATGGTCATTTCAGATGAATATTCTGACAATAGTTAGTGTCAATCGTGCACATGCATGGCCGTGCAGACAAACCTCTGTCTTGTCTTTATTAATTTAGAGGGTTTTCTTGTAATCatgtttctaatttcattagtaTTAAAGAATGGAAAATGATAAACAATAGAAATTTGGttctttcttatctcttatgagcTGACCCAATTGTTTATTAAAAGCAAACAATGATGCTTATTGGCCAAGAGTAAAGACCTGAATCACTTGCCACCAtataaaacaatattttttgataaaaacatAGGTATCAAGCAATAAAGTGAGGAAAAGTTTGAAAGGTTCTTCTTATGTTAAGGGTCTTCGTGGGAGTTGAACTTTAGAGGATGTAATACTTTAGTGGGAAAGGATTCTCTGAGGAAGCAACAAAGAAGAGAGCACCAACAAGGTGGGGTAAAATACTATCGTACACTGAAGGGTAATaatgtcattttatgtgaagaaaagagagagagacacatatgTGCTAACGTACCCTACCCCAACTGCTCAAAGAACCTTATCTCTAATTTCATTTTGGAATGATGTTTTCTATCCAAGAGTGTGAGCAAACATATCATTTCATAAGGGCATGAGATAGCGATGCaagggagtgttggcgtagccCACACTCCTAGACCAAAAACATTTTCCCTTCTATTTTGATTCTGTATTAATTTGtattacttttattttcttgaataTGGCTTAGAGTCAAGTCTCAAGTACATAAAAATATCAAACAATGAATCTTCAAAATGAAATTGTTAATTGACTAGTCGGCTTTCGGCTTTCTTAAATATGTTACCAAACAAAACCATTAACATCATTTCTATTATTAGTTGTCCATTCACTCCATTGTATTGCTTGTCAAATTTAGTTGACTGATGGCTAGCTAATAGCCTTAAAATTCGAACAAATTTAATGACCATTATTTTTCATACACCTTTAGATATATGTGTAATAATCATCCTACACCAAAGTAATCAAGATTACCCGTCACTACTCATAAGTGTGTTACTCGACACATTTCGAATTTTCCTAACCCTTAGGGCTGAAACTGTTAAGGAATCGggccaattgacacccttacctagCAAACTACGTGCATGAAGTTGTTTAATTAGAGTGATTTTATAATTCAATGGACCA
The sequence above is a segment of the Telopea speciosissima isolate NSW1024214 ecotype Mountain lineage chromosome 7, Tspe_v1, whole genome shotgun sequence genome. Coding sequences within it:
- the LOC122666893 gene encoding probable protein phosphatase 2C 10 isoform X2; translated protein: MEDYHVAKYVHIKGHELGLFAIYDGHLGDSVPAYLQKHLFPNILKEEEFWTDPNRSISKAYERTDQAILSHSPDLGRGGSTAVTAIVINGQKLWIANVGDSRGVLSSGGQAIQMTTDHEPSTERGSIENKGGFVSNMPGDVPRVNGQLAVSRAFGDKSLKSHLRSDPDVQHADIDSNTDLLILASDGLWKVMGNQEAVDIAIKIKDPQRAAKQLTAEAVNRDSKDDISCVVVRFRG
- the LOC122666893 gene encoding probable protein phosphatase 2C 9 isoform X1; protein product: MDKLCCFNAAYSQLVGAQSTSGSGKGRSSQGPIKYGFNLVKGKANHPMEDYHVAKYVHIKGHELGLFAIYDGHLGDSVPAYLQKHLFPNILKEEEFWTDPNRSISKAYERTDQAILSHSPDLGRGGSTAVTAIVINGQKLWIANVGDSRGVLSSGGQAIQMTTDHEPSTERGSIENKGGFVSNMPGDVPRVNGQLAVSRAFGDKSLKSHLRSDPDVQHADIDSNTDLLILASDGLWKVMGNQEAVDIAIKIKDPQRAAKQLTAEAVNRDSKDDISCVVVRFRG